Proteins encoded together in one Impatiens glandulifera chromosome 1, dImpGla2.1, whole genome shotgun sequence window:
- the LOC124923900 gene encoding uncharacterized protein LOC124923900: MISKKIWEAIREKAQTLEWAPLVWSTRIIPRHQFILWLTFWERLRTRDRINKYMNVLNTSCPLCNENEETMNHLFGSCNITLELWDRLAKSLKLLNFPNEWSEIKEVAVLKAKELGLQQTFSNADLEK, translated from the coding sequence ATGATTtcaaagaaaatatgggaggcaATTCGAGAAAAGGCGCAGACATTGGAATGGGCTCCTCTCGTTTGGTCAACCAGGATAATCCcacgacaccagttcatcctttGGCtcaccttctgggaaagactaaGAACTCGAGATCGAATCAACAAGTACATGAACGTCTTGAACACGAGTTGTCCACTATGTAAcgaaaatgaagaaaccatgAACCATCTATTTGGGAGCTGCAACATTACTTTGGAACTTTGGGATAGACTTGCAAAGAGCCTGAAACTGCTCAATTTCCCGAATGAATGGAGCGAAATCAAAGAGGTAGCAGTGCTCAAGGCAAAGGAATTAGGTTTGCAACAAACGTTTTCAAATGCGGATTTGGAGAAGTAA